The Spirosoma radiotolerans genome has a window encoding:
- a CDS encoding NAD(P)-dependent oxidoreductase: protein MAILNNRLTAEQYEQNFSDIHPPFDSRDAALVEANRCLFCYDAPCTKSCPTSINIPRFIKQITTDNIKGSAYTILDANIMGAGCSKVCPVEKLCEGSCVYNFLDEPPIPIAKLQRYSTEKAIEHKWPLFQRKPSTGRKVAVVGAGPAGLSCAHALSREGVDVTIYEKENQGGGLMTYGIAAYKVTPECCKDEVSFITSLGGIDIKYKQALGQDVSLAELQNNYDAVYLGVGVGLARQLNIPGEELAGVEDAIQFIYDIREKGYPSVPVGDKVAVIGLGMTAIDAATQAKRLGAKDVTIVYRRTQAEMPSTEVELNLAKLDGCNLIWLASPKEIKGENGRVSQLICHVMELSVPDTSGRRAPVETGETITLNVDMVIKAAGQVPYEELVSTHQLANWNGKVAIDSRCATNIPGVFAGGDCVNGGKEVVDAVQAGKDGAKAILEFIMSEIGPPMRSE from the coding sequence ATGGCTATCCTCAATAACCGATTAACGGCTGAGCAGTACGAGCAAAACTTCAGCGATATTCACCCGCCCTTCGACTCGCGGGATGCGGCCCTGGTAGAAGCCAATCGCTGTTTGTTTTGTTATGATGCTCCCTGCACGAAAAGTTGCCCGACGAGCATCAATATTCCCCGATTTATCAAGCAGATCACCACCGACAACATCAAGGGGTCGGCTTATACGATTCTCGATGCCAACATTATGGGGGCGGGCTGTTCAAAAGTTTGCCCGGTTGAAAAATTGTGCGAAGGGTCCTGCGTCTATAATTTTCTAGACGAACCGCCCATCCCAATTGCCAAACTGCAACGGTATTCGACCGAAAAGGCCATCGAACACAAATGGCCTCTTTTTCAGCGGAAACCGTCAACCGGCCGTAAAGTGGCGGTTGTAGGAGCGGGGCCGGCCGGATTGAGTTGTGCCCATGCGCTGAGTCGAGAGGGTGTCGATGTGACCATCTACGAGAAGGAAAACCAGGGCGGTGGGCTCATGACCTATGGGATTGCCGCCTATAAAGTGACCCCCGAATGCTGTAAAGATGAGGTCAGTTTTATCACCTCCCTAGGTGGTATTGACATCAAATACAAGCAGGCGCTTGGCCAAGATGTCTCCCTCGCCGAACTTCAAAACAACTACGACGCGGTGTATCTTGGCGTGGGCGTTGGGCTGGCTCGTCAACTCAACATTCCCGGTGAAGAACTGGCGGGTGTCGAGGATGCCATTCAATTTATTTACGATATCCGCGAAAAGGGCTATCCGTCCGTACCGGTTGGCGATAAAGTTGCCGTGATTGGTCTGGGCATGACGGCCATTGATGCCGCAACGCAGGCCAAACGATTAGGCGCTAAAGACGTGACGATCGTTTACCGCCGGACACAAGCCGAAATGCCCAGCACCGAAGTCGAACTGAATCTGGCTAAACTGGACGGGTGCAACCTGATTTGGCTGGCATCACCCAAAGAAATAAAAGGAGAGAACGGTCGGGTTTCGCAACTGATTTGCCACGTCATGGAACTGAGCGTACCCGATACCAGCGGCCGCCGGGCACCGGTAGAGACAGGGGAAACCATCACCCTGAACGTCGATATGGTCATCAAAGCGGCCGGGCAGGTTCCTTACGAGGAACTGGTCAGCACTCATCAACTGGCGAACTGGAACGGCAAAGTCGCCATCGACAGCCGTTGCGCCACGAACATCCCCGGCGTTTTTGCGGGGGGCGACTGTGTGAATGGGGGCAAAGAAGTCGTTGACGCCGTTCAGGCGGGTAAGGACGGCGCGAAGGCGATTTTAGAATTTATAATGAGCGAAATCGGACCGCCGATGCGGAGTGAATGA
- a CDS encoding nucleoside hydrolase, with amino-acid sequence MRATRRYFIKTLTAGSASVLLPAMAFASSGGESRPADPVKRIILDTDTATDDALAVLLAVTSPKLKVEALTITCGNVGFEQQTKNALYTLQVAGKKGQIPVYQGSARPLVREVHGSATYVHGSDGMSDSFFPDPQQKPEKEHAVDAIIRLVGMYPNEVTIVAIGPLTNIALALLREPSIAKKIKGLYFMGGFYKFYGNINPGATYNAWVDPEAARVVFQSGIPITTVGFDVSVKSSVFTDEDYVRVEKLGTHYADFFMKINRIRRKYCKEHQKMNGSNHPDAITIAAVIDPTIVTQSVSRFVDVETRGELTLGALAIDELGVWGKSPNATICVEADELKFKKMVFDTLKMS; translated from the coding sequence ATGCGCGCCACAAGACGCTACTTTATTAAGACACTCACGGCCGGGTCGGCATCGGTTCTGCTACCGGCTATGGCCTTTGCGTCGTCGGGAGGAGAGAGTCGTCCAGCCGATCCGGTCAAACGGATTATTCTGGATACAGATACCGCTACCGATGATGCGCTGGCCGTTCTGCTGGCCGTTACCTCGCCCAAACTAAAGGTAGAGGCTCTAACCATTACCTGCGGCAATGTGGGCTTTGAGCAGCAGACGAAAAACGCCTTATACACGCTTCAGGTAGCTGGAAAAAAAGGTCAGATTCCGGTTTATCAGGGATCGGCGCGGCCATTAGTACGTGAGGTACATGGGAGTGCCACGTATGTGCACGGCAGCGACGGGATGAGCGATTCATTTTTTCCTGATCCGCAGCAAAAACCCGAGAAGGAACACGCTGTCGATGCCATCATCCGGCTGGTCGGAATGTACCCAAATGAGGTGACCATTGTGGCCATCGGGCCGCTCACCAACATAGCTCTGGCATTGCTTCGGGAGCCATCCATCGCCAAAAAGATCAAAGGACTCTACTTCATGGGCGGGTTCTATAAATTTTACGGAAATATCAACCCCGGCGCAACCTACAATGCCTGGGTTGATCCCGAAGCGGCCCGCGTCGTTTTTCAATCCGGTATTCCCATCACGACGGTCGGATTCGATGTGAGTGTGAAGAGTTCGGTGTTTACGGATGAAGATTACGTCCGCGTGGAAAAACTAGGAACCCACTACGCTGACTTTTTCATGAAAATTAATCGCATCCGGCGGAAATATTGCAAAGAGCATCAGAAAATGAACGGGTCCAATCATCCCGATGCCATCACAATAGCCGCTGTCATTGATCCGACGATTGTGACCCAATCCGTTTCGCGCTTTGTGGATGTGGAAACGCGTGGCGAGTTAACGCTGGGCGCTTTGGCGATCGATGAACTGGGTGTTTGGGGTAAATCTCCCAATGCCACCATCTGCGTAGAAGCGGATGAGTTAAAGTTTAAAAAAATGGTATTCGATACGTTGAAAATGAGTTAA
- a CDS encoding CoA-acylating methylmalonate-semialdehyde dehydrogenase, with protein sequence MKYAPIQNYINGRFVAATTDQTLAVISPIDGTSLSSVPLSTATDLDTAVEAAKGAFPMWSRTTIKERVQVFFRYKALLEKNLKELALLVQEENGKTYDEAVAEIEKGAELAEFACSLPQIVTGEILEVSRGVECRTEHVPLGVVASIVPFNFPSMVPNWTIPNAIALGNCMIIKPSEKVPLSVGRLAELLQEAGLPAGVFNVVHGDRAVVEAICDHPGIVAVSFVGSTKIAKAVYKRATGNYKRCLALGGAKNHLIVLPDAIPGMTAQNITASMAGCAGQRCMAASAMVAVGPVDHIIEKLIDEAQKMVPGKNLGAVINREAKERIERYITEAESQGAKVLVDGRNPTVDGKEQGTYVGPTVIDYVTPEMAIAKEEVFGPVISIMRTNTVDEALAIENANPYGNAASVFTQNGGMARYVIDKASAGMVGVNVGVPVPREPFSFGGWNDSRFGVGDITGKSSIEFWTKLKKSTTKWNPESGINWMS encoded by the coding sequence ATGAAGTACGCTCCCATTCAGAACTACATCAACGGCCGGTTTGTCGCAGCAACAACCGATCAAACACTGGCGGTTATTTCCCCCATCGATGGTACATCGTTATCATCAGTACCGCTGTCGACCGCTACCGATCTGGATACAGCGGTGGAAGCGGCAAAAGGGGCTTTTCCGATGTGGAGCCGTACAACCATTAAAGAAAGAGTGCAGGTTTTCTTTCGCTACAAAGCCCTGCTGGAAAAGAACCTGAAGGAATTGGCGTTGCTGGTTCAGGAAGAAAATGGCAAAACCTATGACGAGGCCGTTGCCGAAATTGAAAAAGGAGCGGAGCTGGCGGAATTTGCCTGTTCGCTCCCCCAAATCGTTACGGGTGAAATACTGGAAGTGAGTCGGGGAGTCGAATGCCGAACAGAGCATGTTCCGTTGGGCGTCGTTGCCAGCATCGTCCCGTTTAACTTTCCGAGTATGGTGCCCAACTGGACCATTCCAAACGCGATTGCGCTGGGCAACTGCATGATTATCAAGCCATCTGAGAAAGTGCCGTTGAGTGTGGGCAGGCTCGCCGAGCTGTTGCAGGAAGCGGGCCTTCCAGCGGGTGTCTTCAATGTTGTTCACGGCGATAGGGCGGTTGTGGAGGCCATTTGTGATCATCCGGGTATCGTAGCCGTTTCGTTTGTTGGCTCTACTAAAATTGCGAAGGCTGTCTATAAACGAGCAACCGGAAACTACAAGCGCTGTCTGGCGTTGGGCGGGGCAAAAAACCACCTCATTGTATTGCCCGATGCCATTCCGGGTATGACAGCCCAGAACATAACAGCCTCCATGGCGGGCTGTGCCGGTCAACGGTGCATGGCCGCTTCGGCTATGGTGGCCGTGGGGCCGGTGGACCACATCATCGAAAAGCTAATTGACGAAGCCCAGAAGATGGTGCCCGGTAAAAACCTGGGGGCGGTGATCAACCGGGAAGCCAAAGAGCGCATCGAGCGATACATTACCGAAGCCGAAAGCCAAGGCGCGAAAGTGCTGGTTGACGGCCGTAACCCGACCGTCGATGGGAAAGAGCAGGGTACGTATGTCGGGCCAACGGTCATTGATTATGTGACACCCGAGATGGCCATCGCGAAAGAAGAGGTTTTTGGGCCGGTGATCAGCATCATGCGAACGAATACCGTCGATGAAGCGCTGGCGATTGAAAATGCCAATCCATATGGCAATGCAGCCTCCGTTTTCACCCAGAACGGGGGCATGGCGCGCTACGTGATCGACAAAGCCAGTGCCGGCATGGTCGGCGTCAATGTAGGCGTACCCGTTCCGCGCGAACCGTTTTCGTTTGGTGGCTGGAACGACAGCCGGTTCGGCGTGGGCGACATCACCGGCAAAAGCTCCATCGAATTCTGGACGAAGCTCAAAAAAAGTACGACCAAGTGGAACCCCGAATCAGGAATAAACTGGATGAGTTAA
- the hydA gene encoding dihydropyrimidinase codes for MKETVVMSIKIKNGRIITATDDYIADIFVDGETIKAIGKDLPIDADSTIDASGKLVFPGGIDPHVHLDMPFMGTFSSDTHETGTRAALFGGTTTVIDFVLQKQGHSLKEALAEWKSRATGTAAGDYSFHMAVTDFNDNTKAEIQEMVENEGITSFKTFMAYKGALMIDDSQMIGLMQEVKKQGGLVTVHATNGDVIDFLVAKHKREGKLSPLYHYLSQPEVTEAEASGRFSDMADYTDCPGYIVHMTCEGALNAVRNATRRNQKVFVETCIQYLLLDASLYEAGGSLDFEGAKWVMSPPLRQKKDQQTLWAGINQGLVQVVATDHCPFMWAQKLMGKDDFSKIPNGHPAIENRMELLFSEGVGKGKITLNKYVEVACTNAAKIFGMFPRKGTLAVGSDADIVIFDPNEKHTLSAKTHHMNVDYSGYEGWEVTGKVKTVLLRGNVVIDANKCLVEKGNGQFIKRNKVSGKI; via the coding sequence ATGAAAGAAACGGTTGTTATGTCAATTAAAATCAAAAACGGTCGCATCATAACGGCGACTGACGATTATATCGCCGATATTTTCGTGGATGGTGAAACCATAAAAGCCATCGGGAAAGATCTGCCTATTGACGCTGATAGCACGATTGATGCGTCGGGTAAACTGGTTTTTCCGGGTGGTATTGATCCGCACGTTCACCTGGATATGCCGTTCATGGGTACGTTTTCGAGCGATACGCACGAAACGGGCACCCGAGCGGCCCTGTTTGGTGGCACAACGACCGTCATTGATTTCGTCCTGCAAAAGCAGGGGCACTCATTGAAAGAAGCCCTCGCCGAATGGAAGTCCAGGGCCACGGGAACGGCCGCCGGTGACTACAGTTTCCACATGGCCGTCACGGACTTTAATGACAATACGAAAGCGGAAATTCAGGAAATGGTTGAGAACGAGGGGATTACTTCGTTCAAAACATTCATGGCGTACAAAGGGGCGTTGATGATCGACGACAGCCAGATGATTGGTCTGATGCAGGAAGTGAAAAAGCAGGGCGGGTTGGTTACGGTGCATGCCACCAACGGTGATGTGATCGATTTCCTGGTTGCCAAACACAAACGCGAAGGCAAGTTGTCTCCGCTCTACCACTACCTCTCGCAACCTGAGGTGACTGAAGCGGAGGCCAGCGGGCGGTTTTCTGACATGGCCGATTACACAGATTGCCCCGGCTATATTGTCCATATGACCTGCGAAGGGGCGCTAAACGCGGTTCGGAATGCCACCCGTCGGAATCAGAAAGTTTTCGTAGAAACCTGCATTCAATACCTGCTTCTCGATGCGTCGCTTTATGAAGCGGGAGGCTCCCTGGATTTTGAGGGAGCCAAGTGGGTCATGAGTCCGCCGTTGCGGCAGAAAAAAGATCAACAAACCCTCTGGGCGGGTATCAACCAGGGACTTGTCCAAGTTGTGGCCACCGACCATTGTCCGTTTATGTGGGCGCAAAAACTGATGGGGAAAGATGATTTTTCGAAGATTCCGAATGGACATCCGGCTATCGAAAATCGTATGGAATTACTATTTAGCGAAGGGGTTGGAAAGGGCAAAATTACGTTAAATAAATACGTGGAAGTAGCCTGCACAAATGCGGCAAAAATCTTCGGGATGTTTCCCCGAAAAGGCACCCTTGCCGTGGGCAGCGATGCCGACATTGTCATTTTTGATCCTAATGAAAAACATACCCTTTCGGCCAAAACGCACCATATGAATGTCGATTATTCGGGTTACGAAGGGTGGGAGGTAACGGGGAAAGTGAAAACCGTTTTGCTGCGGGGAAACGTAGTGATTGATGCAAATAAATGCCTGGTCGAAAAAGGAAATGGTCAATTCATAAAGCGAAATAAAGTCAGCGGAAAAATTTAG
- a CDS encoding Lrp/AsnC family transcriptional regulator — protein sequence MEKNQSTLDDLDFAILSCLQKDGRMSFTEIAERLTVSVGTARTRFNRLLEEGIISIVGRVDPDKVGFRAYAHIAVYVRPATLKEQVAQEISAKPEVSFLASTSGDYDLEVDVMCPSNNHLVDFVNQISTIDGVYQTKTTLYFKVYKYAQPDLNLLK from the coding sequence ATGGAAAAGAATCAGAGTACGCTGGATGATTTGGACTTTGCTATTTTGTCGTGTCTGCAAAAAGATGGGCGGATGTCATTCACCGAAATTGCCGAGCGGCTAACGGTTTCCGTGGGTACGGCCCGAACCCGCTTCAACCGCTTACTGGAGGAGGGGATCATCAGTATTGTGGGGCGGGTCGACCCGGATAAAGTTGGTTTTCGTGCCTATGCGCACATCGCAGTCTATGTTCGCCCGGCAACATTAAAAGAGCAAGTGGCGCAGGAGATTTCGGCTAAGCCGGAAGTGAGTTTTCTGGCCAGCACATCGGGCGATTATGATCTGGAAGTCGATGTCATGTGCCCCAGTAACAACCACCTGGTCGATTTTGTGAACCAAATTTCCACAATTGACGGTGTCTACCAGACCAAGACGACACTTTACTTTAAAGTCTATAAATATGCTCAGCCGGACCTAAATCTGCTGAAATAA
- a CDS encoding NCS1 family nucleobase:cation symporter-1, which translates to MEQLTEQESLVESSALYSDDLAPIPSSRRTWNTWNYAALWISMSLCIPTYMMASSLIQGGMNWWQAIFTIFLGNTIVLIPMVLNGHAGAKYGIPFPVLVRSSFGTRGANIPALLRAIVACGWFGIQTWIGGFSIYQMLRLWIPSLERLPDVFPASFGLQTGPAICFLLFWLVNMYVVYLGVDSIRKLLVFKAFFLPVAALALLWWAISAGNGLGPILEQPAKFTTSAAFFAFFFPALTGMVGFWATLSLNIPDFTRYAISQRAQVKGQVIGLPPAMTLFSFIGVVVTSATTIIYGTTIWDPIVLAGKFDSKLLVSVAMIAVAISTLATNIAANIVSPANDFANLAPSKIDFRKGGYITGVIGILIVPWKLIADPTGFIFTWLVGYSSLLGPVGGIMIADYYFVRKQQLSVPDLYNTSGMYRFKNGFNQAAIIALLLGILPNIPGFLTTIKVISSDSIPAWISDLYSYAWFVGFFVSGGIYLALMRRDRLPVSDQQKPERLTFL; encoded by the coding sequence ATGGAGCAACTGACTGAACAAGAAAGCCTTGTCGAATCGTCTGCATTATACAGCGACGACCTGGCACCCATTCCCTCGTCCAGGCGGACGTGGAATACCTGGAATTATGCCGCCCTCTGGATCAGCATGAGCTTGTGTATTCCGACGTATATGATGGCCAGTTCGCTCATTCAGGGTGGTATGAACTGGTGGCAGGCTATTTTCACCATCTTTCTGGGAAACACAATCGTATTGATTCCCATGGTGTTGAACGGCCATGCTGGTGCCAAATACGGAATTCCTTTTCCGGTCCTGGTGCGGTCCAGCTTTGGTACCCGTGGCGCCAATATCCCCGCGTTGTTACGCGCCATTGTTGCCTGTGGCTGGTTTGGTATCCAGACCTGGATTGGCGGGTTTTCCATATACCAGATGCTTCGGTTGTGGATTCCATCGCTGGAGAGATTGCCGGACGTTTTTCCGGCTTCGTTCGGGTTGCAAACGGGTCCGGCGATCTGTTTCTTACTGTTCTGGTTAGTGAATATGTATGTCGTGTATCTGGGTGTCGATAGCATTCGAAAACTGCTGGTTTTCAAGGCTTTCTTTCTTCCAGTGGCCGCGCTGGCCTTGCTTTGGTGGGCCATCTCGGCCGGAAATGGCCTTGGACCGATTCTAGAGCAACCGGCTAAATTCACGACATCCGCTGCGTTTTTCGCCTTTTTCTTTCCGGCCCTAACGGGGATGGTTGGTTTCTGGGCAACCTTATCCCTGAACATTCCTGACTTTACGCGCTATGCCATCAGCCAGCGGGCTCAGGTAAAAGGGCAGGTCATTGGCCTGCCGCCCGCCATGACGCTTTTCTCCTTTATTGGTGTCGTGGTCACCTCGGCAACGACCATTATCTACGGCACAACCATCTGGGACCCAATCGTTCTGGCCGGAAAATTCGACAGCAAACTACTCGTTAGCGTGGCGATGATTGCCGTGGCCATTTCAACGTTGGCGACCAATATTGCGGCTAACATTGTGAGCCCGGCCAATGATTTTGCGAACCTGGCTCCCTCAAAAATCGACTTCCGGAAAGGCGGCTACATTACCGGAGTTATTGGTATTCTGATAGTTCCCTGGAAATTGATTGCCGACCCAACAGGCTTTATTTTCACTTGGCTGGTTGGCTATTCGAGCCTGCTTGGGCCCGTCGGTGGCATCATGATCGCCGATTATTATTTCGTTCGGAAGCAGCAACTGAGTGTCCCTGATCTATACAATACCAGTGGCATGTACCGCTTTAAAAATGGCTTCAATCAGGCCGCCATCATTGCCTTGCTGTTGGGTATACTCCCTAATATTCCAGGGTTTCTAACCACGATTAAAGTCATTTCTTCGGATAGTATTCCGGCCTGGATTTCAGACCTGTATAGCTACGCCTGGTTCGTTGGCTTTTTCGTCAGTGGCGGTATTTATTTGGCGTTGATGCGAAGAGACAGATTGCCTGTTTCTGACCAGCAAAAGCCAGAAAGGCTGACATTTTTATAG
- a CDS encoding aminotransferase class III-fold pyridoxal phosphate-dependent enzyme, which produces MLETTTLSERQEVLQDSFDYTVFAWSKQKNISPIAVKYAKGVYLYDYDDKRYIDFSSGLMNVNIGHGNQRITEAVVKQMQEVSYVTPYCVTKVRGELGKKLAEICPGELNKAFFTLCGATSNEAAIKLARLYTGRHKILSRYQSYHGATYGTLSVGGDPRKLPDDSQQAPNFVHIDIPYRYRWNHDEASMLTDSVAQLERVIAYEGPGNIAAIMLEGESGTSGCLQYPVGYLAAVRDICDKHGILLIIDEVMSGFGRTGKWFGFENHGIVPDLVTMAKGITSGYIPFGCLMVTDKIAARFDDTVLATGMTYGAHPVGCAAALETLKIYEEENLIENTVEMGKYMDEQAALLKQKHPCIGDFRNTGLLGCFELVKNRTTKEPMAPFNAKPEEMAVMSKVAAKIKELGMYTFVRWSYVFVAPPLCVTKEQIDEGLAIISEALSIADEHVS; this is translated from the coding sequence ATGCTTGAAACAACGACGCTTTCCGAAAGGCAGGAAGTGCTGCAGGATAGTTTTGATTACACCGTGTTTGCCTGGAGCAAACAAAAGAATATCTCGCCCATTGCCGTGAAATACGCCAAGGGGGTGTACCTGTATGACTACGACGATAAACGCTATATTGATTTTTCGTCGGGACTGATGAACGTCAATATTGGGCATGGTAATCAGCGGATTACAGAGGCTGTTGTCAAGCAAATGCAGGAGGTGAGCTACGTGACGCCTTACTGTGTGACGAAAGTTCGGGGAGAGCTGGGCAAAAAACTGGCCGAAATCTGTCCCGGTGAGTTGAATAAGGCTTTCTTTACCTTATGCGGTGCCACATCGAATGAAGCAGCTATTAAACTGGCTCGTCTATACACAGGACGACATAAAATTCTGAGCCGCTATCAGTCGTATCACGGGGCTACATACGGCACCTTATCAGTGGGTGGTGATCCGCGTAAATTGCCCGACGATTCGCAGCAGGCCCCTAATTTTGTGCATATCGACATCCCGTATCGCTATCGCTGGAACCACGACGAAGCAAGTATGCTGACCGATTCGGTGGCGCAGTTGGAGCGGGTCATCGCCTACGAAGGGCCTGGTAACATTGCCGCTATCATGCTGGAAGGCGAGTCGGGCACATCGGGCTGTTTGCAGTATCCAGTAGGGTATTTAGCCGCGGTTCGGGACATCTGCGACAAGCACGGTATTCTACTGATTATCGACGAAGTAATGAGTGGATTTGGCCGGACGGGCAAATGGTTTGGTTTTGAAAATCACGGCATTGTGCCCGACCTGGTCACGATGGCCAAAGGCATTACCAGTGGCTACATTCCCTTCGGCTGTTTGATGGTGACGGATAAAATCGCGGCCCGTTTCGACGACACGGTCCTGGCAACGGGCATGACCTACGGGGCGCATCCGGTGGGCTGTGCAGCAGCCCTCGAAACTCTGAAAATCTACGAGGAGGAGAACCTGATCGAAAACACCGTTGAGATGGGGAAATACATGGATGAACAGGCTGCGTTGCTCAAGCAAAAGCATCCGTGTATCGGTGATTTCAGAAATACCGGTCTCCTGGGTTGTTTCGAACTGGTCAAAAACCGGACGACGAAAGAACCGATGGCACCGTTCAACGCGAAGCCGGAGGAAATGGCCGTGATGAGTAAAGTGGCCGCCAAAATCAAGGAATTAGGCATGTACACCTTTGTCCGCTGGAGTTACGTATTCGTAGCTCCACCGCTCTGCGTCACGAAAGAACAGATTGACGAAGGGCTTGCGATCATTAGTGAAGCCCTGTCCATCGCAGACGAGCACGTGAGTTGA
- a CDS encoding nitrilase-related carbon-nitrogen hydrolase — protein sequence MPRLIKSGLIQMSLPMTEGEGTIEEIKEAMIRKHIPLIEEAGEKGVQILCLQEIFSTPYFCPGQDNAWYASAESVPGPTTDRMAEYAKKYNMVMIVPVYEKEQAGVLYNTAAVIDADGTYLGKYRKNHIPHTSGFWEKFFFKPGNLGYPVFQTRYAKIGVYICYDRHFPDGARCLGLNGAEIVYNPSATVAGLSQYLWKLEQPAHAAANGYFMGCINRVGEEKPWNLGRFYGSSYFVDPRGQIFATASDDKDELLIADFDLDMIEQVRNVWQFFRDRRPETYDKLVEL from the coding sequence ATGCCTCGACTTATTAAATCCGGATTGATACAAATGAGTTTGCCGATGACCGAAGGGGAAGGCACCATAGAAGAAATAAAAGAAGCGATGATCCGGAAGCACATTCCGCTCATCGAAGAAGCCGGTGAAAAAGGCGTACAGATTCTGTGTCTGCAGGAAATTTTCAGTACGCCCTATTTCTGTCCGGGGCAGGACAATGCCTGGTATGCGTCGGCGGAAAGTGTTCCCGGACCAACCACCGACCGAATGGCGGAATACGCCAAAAAATACAACATGGTCATGATTGTGCCGGTCTATGAAAAAGAGCAGGCCGGTGTCTTGTACAACACCGCTGCTGTAATCGACGCCGACGGGACGTATCTGGGCAAATACCGCAAGAATCACATACCGCATACGTCGGGCTTCTGGGAAAAATTCTTTTTCAAACCCGGTAACCTCGGCTACCCGGTCTTTCAGACCCGATACGCCAAAATCGGTGTTTACATCTGCTATGACCGTCATTTCCCCGATGGAGCCCGTTGCCTGGGGTTGAACGGCGCCGAAATCGTGTATAACCCGTCGGCAACGGTGGCTGGTTTGTCACAGTATCTATGGAAACTTGAGCAGCCCGCCCACGCGGCTGCTAATGGCTACTTTATGGGTTGTATCAACCGCGTTGGGGAAGAGAAACCCTGGAATCTGGGTCGGTTCTACGGTTCATCGTACTTCGTTGATCCGCGCGGACAAATTTTTGCGACGGCTTCGGACGATAAGGATGAATTACTCATCGCCGATTTTGATCTCGACATGATCGAACAGGTTCGGAATGTCTGGCAGTTCTTCCGCGACAGAAGACCCGAAACGTATGACAAATTGGTTGAACTGTGA
- a CDS encoding four helix bundle protein, with protein sequence MNDKNTVAMFGKESIIQVKSFEFSVRIIRMYQWLCKEHNIYSLADQILRSGISIGSNVEEATGGLTKREFTAKIGIAYKEARETRYWLRLLGATEYFDKETFDSMLFDCEELVKILGSIQKTSLGNLLKEKLELKAKNIDEA encoded by the coding sequence GTGAACGATAAAAATACGGTGGCTATGTTTGGAAAAGAAAGTATTATCCAGGTTAAGTCTTTTGAGTTTTCTGTTCGTATAATTCGCATGTATCAATGGCTCTGTAAAGAACATAACATCTATTCTTTAGCAGACCAAATCCTGCGAAGTGGAATTAGTATCGGATCTAATGTTGAAGAAGCCACCGGTGGACTAACTAAGCGGGAATTCACCGCTAAAATTGGAATTGCTTACAAAGAGGCTCGGGAAACTAGATACTGGTTGAGATTATTAGGCGCAACGGAATACTTTGATAAAGAAACCTTTGATTCAATGCTTTTCGATTGTGAAGAATTAGTTAAAATTTTAGGGTCGATTCAAAAAACGTCACTAGGAAATCTTTTAAAAGAAAAGCTTGAGTTAAAAGCGAAGAATATAGATGAAGCTTAA